A window of the Amblyraja radiata isolate CabotCenter1 chromosome 5, sAmbRad1.1.pri, whole genome shotgun sequence genome harbors these coding sequences:
- the LOC116973178 gene encoding zinc finger protein 721-like, translated as MPRRKQSNPQPVKSSDSLEFISAGDNDFPPSCKRLKTEKDPQVDVEAVGHQEESPARPPNVSRHCHDASFRQTNGFVNHSHLEASVEVMLEEDCGFEESSLYCERLSKTKVLDDGKLYKCSYCSYTTDQSDKLKHHFLIHEGQKASRDVTAPDGLEAQSQKKSYKCTYCHFACDHMITLTRHKRQHMSKPLMDKKGSTVSKKPVPSQADCDKTTMESEKKFYNCSYCNYTSYLMGNLQRHIRIHLGEKPFKCDQCYYATGQSGNLKRHKLTHTQKRSYACNQCDYASGQMGNLKRHMLTHSRKKSFKCSQCDYEGESMADLMRHKQNHKDDKAFLQNNEPDTTALNKNDEQPYKCLYCSYASPLLGNLQRHMRIHLGKKPFRCGKCDYSSSQTGNLKRHKLTHTREKIFKCRHCGHICSNLIDLKRHKETHLKDKPLQDDEKAPENKRGISDELSALTPIQAETGTGDKKPYECSYCDYTSLLVGNLQRHTRIHLGEKPFKCDQCDYATYQSGHLRRHRQTHVHKRSLRCRFCDYVCGNVREVKLHQQEHTKKTGSGDKKPFKCTHCNYVSSLSGNLQRHIRIHLGEKPFKCDQCEYASHQSGNLKRHILTHSRPKSFKCGICYCTCGSAAGLKEHKENHIKKEFLVQEDEDGIGKTQECYSCKLCSFVSEYPGHLMRHMKTHNSEKPYKCHYCAYATVQQGNLKRHILIHTGEKPFQCDECSYTCSRMENLKRHKQIHVEDTLPEEGEGSSSLKPKNPFPCELCNFKAQYPSILARHMKTHTDEAGKAEGAESVCPDEKPFRCDQCTYCTCSTTSWKEHLQSHVDGAVAPECKEERNTENAPKHFSCNLCDFITNDPEDLMRHIKTHSTGSAPGDLHTASTEVHTCQSSENIFSCKLCNFVTQYPNHFIMHMKMHMKTHSTNNSEYQCSHCNYTTKQSGNFKRHIQVHLGVKPYKCKKCDYASINFANLKRHLQTHMKQTSNQINLPSSDTVDQAQKDIKKEKDDNVDSQEDSSENNDKPPSCASRHLKRKRQHKCPHCPYKTIELGNLNRHVRSHRGDKPFKCTQCNYASTQMVNVKRHLLTHTGKRFYQCTECEFLCEGKVAFKLHKQNHMESLEIKKEGENENGLGKEQKFFSCELCNFVSQYQSNLIRHMNIHNYRRPYKCSQCNYVSAQQGNLKRHMRNHLQRETFQCEQCNYSCASMTNLKRHARVHTSPIVQ; from the exons ATGCCCAGGAGGAAACAGTCCAATCCTCAACCTGTGAAAA GTTCAGACAGCTTGGAGTTCATTAGTGCAGGGGACAATGACTTTCCTCCAAGCTGCAAAAGACTCAAGACTGAAAAGGATCCCCAGGTAGACGTTGAGGCAGTGGGTCACCAAGAAGAATCTCCTGCTAGGCCGCCCAATGTGTCCAGACACTGTCATGATGCTTCCTTTCGACAAACGAATGGCTTTGTGAATCACAGCCATCTGGAGGCAAGCGTGGAAGTTATGCTGGAAGAAGACTGCGGTTTTGAGGAATCGTCCTTGTATTGTGAAAGGCTCAgcaaaaccaaagtgctggatgaTGGGAAACTCTACAAATGTTCCTACTGTAGCTACACAACTGACCAGTCGGACAAATTGAAGCATCATTTCCTGATTCACGAAGGCCAGAAGGCTTCAAGGGACGTCACTGCACCTGACGGATTGGAAGCCCAGTCACAGAAAAAGTCCTACAAATGCACCTACTGTCATTTTGCCTGTGATCATATGATCACCTTAACGCGACACAAGAGGCAGCACATGAGCAAGCCTTTAATGGATAAAAAAGGGAGCACTGTTTCTAAGAAACCTGTTCCCTCTCAGGCAGACTGTGACAAGACCACCATGGAAAGTGAAAAGAAGTTTTACAATTGCTCATATTGCAATTATACATCATATTTGATGGGGAATCTACAGCGCCACATCCGTATCCACCTTGGAGAAAAGCCCTTCAAGTGTGACCAGTGTTACTATGCAACTGGCCAGTCAGGAAACTTGAAGCGTCACAAACTAACTCATACACAGAAAAGATCTTACGCTTGCAACCAGTGTGACTATGCATCTGGTCAGATGGGCAATCTCAAACGTCATATGCTGACGCACTCACGGAAAAAGAGCTTCAAATGCAGCCAGTGTGACTACGAAGGCGAAAGTATGGCTGACTTAATGAGGCACAAACAAAACCACAAGGATGACAAAGCTTTCTTGCAAAACAATGAACCAGACACAACTGCATTAAACAAGAATGACGAGCAGCCTTATAAGTGTTTGTATTGTAGCTATGCCTCGCCACTGTTGGGGAACCTCCAGCGACACATGCGTATCCACCTCGGAAAAAAGCCCTTCAGGTGCGGCAAATGTGATTATTCCTCCTCTCAGACGGGGAACCTGAAACGCCACAAGCTGACGCACACACGTGAGAAAATATTTAAATGCCGCCACTGTGGCCACATCTGCAGTAACTTGATAGATTTAAAACGGCACAAAGAGACTCACTTAAAGGATAAGCCCTTACAAGATGATGAAAAAGCTCCAGAGAACAAGCGAGGCATCAGTGATGAACTCTCGGCCCTTACTCCCATTCAAGCTGAAACGGGCACTGGGGATAAAAAGCCTTACGAATGTTCGTATTGTGATTACACGTCGTTATTGGTGGGAAACCTCCAAAGGCACACTCGCATTCATCTTGGAGAGAAGCCCTTCAAATGCGACCAATGTGACTATGCAACCTATCAGTCTGGGCACCTCaggagacacagacagacacacgtgCACAAAAGATCACTGAGGTGCCGCTTTTGTGACTATGTCTGTGGGAATGTGAGAGAAGTAAAGCTGCACCAACAAGAGCACACCAAGAAAACTGGAAGCGGAGACAAGAAGCCTTTCAAATGCACACACTGCAATTATGTGTCTTCTTTATCAGGGAACCTGCAGCGGCACATCCGTATCCACTTGGGAGAAAAACCCTTTAAATGTGACCAATGCGAATATGCATCCCACCAGTCGGGAAATCTCAAGCGTCACATATTAACTCATTCTCGGCCCAAGTCCTTCAAATGTGGCATCTGCTACTGTACCTGCGGCAGCGCCGCGGGGCTAAAGGAACACAAGGAGAATCACATCAAGAAAGAATTTCTGGTGCAGGAAGACGAGGATGGGATTGGGAAAACCCAGGAGTGTTATTCCTGCAAGCTGTGTAGCTTTGTCTCAGAATATCCCGGTCATCTCATGCGCCACATGAAAACTCACAACTCGGAGAAGCCATACAAGTGTCACTACTGTGCATATGCGACAGTACAACAGGGCAATCTGAAACGGCACATATTAATCCACACTGGGGAAAAGCCCTTCCAGTGCGACGAGTGTAGTTACACCTGTAGCCGGATGGAGAATTTGAAACGGCACAAGCAAATCCATGTGGAAGATACATTGCCGGAAGAAGGGGAAGGCAGCAGTTCGTTGAAACCCAAGAATCCCTTTCCTTGTGAATTGTGCAACTTTAAAGCCCAGTACCCCAGCATCCTTGCAAGGCACATGAAAACTCACACAGATGAGGCAGGGAAAGCAGAGGGGGCCGAAAGTGTCTGCCCGGATGAAAAGCCCTTTCGGTGTGACCAGTGCACCTACTGTACCTGCAGTACGACCAGCTGGAAGGAGCATTTGCAGAGCCATGTGGATGGTGCAGTGGCACCAGAGTGCAAGGAAGAACGCAACACTGAAAATGCCCCGAAGCATTTTTCTTGCAATCTGTGTGACTTCATCACCAACGATCCAGAGGACCTAATGAGACACATAAAAACCCACAGCACAGGCTCTGCACCCGGTGATCTCCACACCGCTTCCACTGAGGTACACACATGTCAAAGCAGTGAGAACATCTTCTCTTGCAAGTTGTGCAATTTTGTTACACAGTACCCCAACCACTTCATAATGCACATGAAAATGCACATGAAAACTCACAGCACAAACAATAGTGAATACCAGTGTTCCCATTGCAACTATACCACCAAGCAAAGTGGGAACTTTAAGCGCCATATCCAGGTTCACTTGGGTGTAAAGCCATATAAATGTAAAAAGTGCGACTATGCTTCAATTAATTTTGCAAACTTGAAGCGGCACTTGCAGACCCATATGAAACAAACATCTAACCAAATCAATCTCCCCTCTTCTGATACTGTTGATCaggcacaaaaggacataaaaaaGGAGAAAGATGATAATGTAGATTCGCAGGAAGATAGCTCTGAAAATAATGACAAACCTCCCAGCTGTGCTTCAAGACATTTAAAACGGAAGAGGCAGCATAAATGTCCCCATTGCCCATACAAGACCATCGAGCTGGGGAACCTCAACAGACACGTCAGGAGCCACAGAGGAGACAAACCCTTTAAATGCACTCAGTGTAACTATGCTTCCACCCAAATGGTCAACGTCAAACGACACCTTCTAACGCACACGGGAAAGAGGTTCTACCAGTGCACGGAGTGCGAGTTTCTGTGCGAGGGCAAGGTGGCCTTTAAACTGCATAAGCAGAATCATATGGAAAGTTTAGAGATAAAGAAGGAAGGGGAGAATGAGAATGGCCTTGGCAAAGAACAGAAATTCTTCTCTTGTGAGTTGTGCAATTTTGTCTCTCAGTACCAGAGCAACCTCATAAGACACATGAACATACACAACTACAGGAGGCCATACAAATGCTCACAGTGTAACTATGTCTCTGCCCAACAGGGCAATCTGAAGCGACACATGAGGAACCATCTGCAGAGAGAAACCTTCCAATGTGAACAGTGCAACTATTCGTGTGCTTCCATGACCAACCTCAAACGACATGCCAGGGTTCATACAAGTCCAATTGTGCAATAA